The Cryptomeria japonica chromosome 9, Sugi_1.0, whole genome shotgun sequence DNA segment TATCTATTAGTATAAAAAATAacgattaaaatattaatttaaatttaattttcttaaaTAACAAAAATAATTCAATTTAGTCTAAAGTttaaaactattttaaaataaaaataaaataaaacaataatctaaatttgcaagaaattaaaatctttaaaaaaaaaaaatttaagacttATAAGaaaacttttaaaatattaaattttaaattgtaagATAAACAATTCTATTTTATGAAAATGTAATTGTTTAGAAaccaaaattcataaaaataaaatttactatatataaattaatattttatttttctttgtttaaaTCAATTGTTTTGCATTGAGTTTTTGTTCCTTTAAATTGTTGGTTTTTTGCTCCTTAGAATAGGAATTAAGGAATACAAATATATGGAATAATTTTGTCCACATTCAAAGCTTTGATAACACTATTTTTTCCATAGGTAATCACTTCAAAGAGTTTAAGAGGTATATTCATAATATTTCTGTTTATGATAATTTGCTTGTCGATATGTATTTAGTGTGTATTGTTTGGGGAATTAGAGAAATAACTATATTTATTCATGTTCTTGAAGAATTTCACTTTTGTAATCCAAGTAAAAAAACACAATTTTGTTCCTATAACATaggcttatcaatagaataatATATTATGCATGTCTATCAATTCAgtattatgaaaaaaaattatttaaatgttgtAAAGGATTTTTCTTTTGGTATTTATTAGCTTCGAAGTCTGATACTTTTTGGTTGGATGAATCAAAATCATTTTGTGTTTGAAATAAATTCAAAAGGTTGCATTTCATAGAATTATCTAAGCGTTTCAGGCATAGGTTGAGACTAAATGTTTTCAAGAATAAATACTTTGTCATCCATAATATGTACAACACAAAGCAACAAATCCTTAACATTACTACCTGAATATGTTATTTAGTATATCTTCTATAGTGTTCAAAAGTGTTTATTCTATCATATTCTTAGGTAGTTGTAAAAAGCAATGATCCTTGTTCCTTGGCTACCAAGTTTGAAGTTTTGATTCACAAGAAATATAAACCAACTTTATGGAAAGACTTTAATAATTGTTGTTGTGTTTCTGGATCATTGCATCaatgaaattgaaagaaaaaagatTTTGCATCATATGTTTAAACATCCTTGATTAGAAATCAATGGCCAATTGGGATACGTAAGTATCGTGATGCGTGAATTCGAAAGAAATTATACCATCTAAGAAACTAAACATCGAGATAGGTATCATTAATCTACATCTAGTAACTAGATATAACCATCTTAGTCCATGTTAAATATAATTAGTAATATAGcacattaatatataatatttcagTATTGTATGCTTCTACCTAAGCTCTACTTTTACAACATAAAATCCTACAATAGGAGATATGAAACTTGAGGAGATCCTCATAATTATTTGAAACTAGGTTGAACAACATTACAAAAATTGGTAAAGATATATTGTAATAGCACCTTTGTTAATATTTAACCATCTAAGACATGTAAAAGAACTAAATTTCTTATAACCTGTGATCAAGATTATTGCAATTTCAAGAGTTCAAGAAGGTAGTTATttctaaaattatttttaattgaagACGATATAAATATATCAGTTAcataatatttattttctcaaCTATTTCATAGTTATAAATATCCAAAATTATAGCTTGTGAATCCCCAAACCTCTGCTCCCCTCTATTCCCCATTAATTTCTATGACTCAAACAATGACATTAAGAATGAAAGCCATGTATAATACATTAGCAAGGGTAAGAAAGGAGAGAAAGATTTTTAAAAGATTATAGTGTGGGGAAACATCTATTAGGGATGCATATTATAATACAACACACGATGACTTAGACAAGCTACATCATTAGTATTGTCAAAAAATCTAGGAAAGCACAAACTTTCCCTATAAACCTTTACCAAAGATGACATCAATATTTTTCTGCCCATGTATATTGCTATTTAAGTGATTTGAAATTTGGTTTTCTTATGAAATAAAGTGATTCTTTGTACTATACATAAATTGCATTTCAAAAGTGCCAAAGTTTCTATTCAAAGTATTTAGGGAGTTACTCTAAGAATTGGCTATAACAAATTGAAACAAAACGAAAAATGCAATACATGATGTAAGGCGAAATCTTGTTCCAAGAAAAAATAGATATGGTTTATTAGTCAGGTTTCTCTTAAGAGAAATGCTAAAGGAAGATAtaagtttatgttttgttttgagaTCTTGGCTAGGTTTATAAAGTTAGTTTCATAATTgcgatttttcatttttgaagtttTCTTGTCTTCGTCATCTATTTGTTTagaatttctttttctttaataaaattataaattattgaaATGCATGACcattgatttatggatttgttcatcttatgtgcattacatttttgaaattttcttgaagcaGTGTGAAGGATCTATTGAACCAATTAACTTCAAACTTGTTACAATCAaactctttattattatttataaatattagatattttCCAATTTGATATCTCTCAACATATTTATATTTTTGTAAAATATTGATATGCTAGTCAACAAATAGCATTAAACACTTTTGTCTATGAAGTACACAAGAGACACCTTTGACTgtgattaataattaataaaagattagAATaatgaattttcaattttcaattaattaataatcatgGTCAAAGGTACATCCTTATCCTGCATAGACATTTTGTCCATTTTGACGACTAAATAGACATTGACAACACTCCATACATTGATTacttaaattttaaaatacaacaattttttaatatttgattaacTGATAAGCATAATCGAAGATACATCCTATATGCTATATAGACATTTCAatacaaaactttttttttttatattgaaacaaTGCAATTGCAAAATGAAGTTATCAGCaagtagttaaataaataaaataagaaaatacaatgaaCAATACAGTCAAAGAATGCACAAAAGACACAGAACTATTTAATTGAGCCCATTCTATCTAGCCTGTCCATTTTATCGGTTGCAAACACTGACGTATTTCACGATTTTGACAAAACTCAATAATGATCAGAACCGAACGACGTGTAGTAATCAGAACCAAGCAACTTCGGAGTAGGTCGGTGGCAAAGTCGTTTACCAGGAAAATTATTTTCCCACCGTCTatctcttcatttttctctccacgtTCTTTGAACCTTGACTGGTAAACGTGGGTGTACTCGACTCACCAAGAACCCAACAAAAGGGGTGTACTTTTGCATCCCTATATAAAGAGCATACACCGCAGAACAAAAGACGCAGCAACTGAAATCCTAACTGAACAAAAGAGCCCAAAGCAATGGATCATTTCTCAAGTTTATTGAGCAGCACCCTGGTTTTTTATTCTGTAGTATCCATTACTGTTATATACATGCTCACCAAGCTCAGAAGCAAGCCATCTGGGAGGCTGCCACCAGGACCACGTCCCTGGCCTTTGGTTGGGAACATCCTCCAGGTGGGCAAGAATGCGAACGAATCCTTCTTCGAGCTTGCGAAGATCCATGGCCCCCTCATGACCCTCCACCTAGGATGGCGGACAACTGTAGTAGCCTCATCGCCCGCCATGGCCAGAGAGGTTCTCAAAACGCAGGACCCATCCCTGTCAGCACGTACAATGATTGAGGCCGCCAAGTGTCTCGAGTATGGCGAAAACTCGCTGGTGTGGAGGGACTGCGTGCCACGCTGGCGCACTCTCCGCCGCATCTGCACCACCCAGCTCTTCACTGTCAAGCGTCTGGAGGCACTCCACCACCTGCGGCGGGAGCAAATGAGAAGCATGATGAGGGCTATTTATAAGTCCACGTCAGCTCCTGTGGATATCGGCCATGCTGCCTTCCTTACCAGCTTCAATTTGGTGGGCAACATGATATTTTCCAAGGACATGTTCGACTGGGATGAGTCGGAAAAGTCGAAAGAGTTTAAGAAAGCGCTCGCTGACATGCTCTTTGTTGGTGGCAAGGCTAATTGGGCTGATTATTTTCCCTTCCTCAGGCCTTTCGACCCGCAGGGCATAAGGAAGGAGATGACTAGGATTTTTAGGATTATATTTCCAGTCTTCGATCAATATATCGACGAGCGCCTGCAGAGCGGGACAAGAAGCGAGGAGGAAGACAAGGATTTTCTCGATATTTTGCTCGAGAGTAAGACCGAGACTGGGGAGAAGCTCACAAAGTTTGAGATCACTCGCTTCTTCTATGTAAGTATATCTATCCTACAAACAAAGTATGAGATCGCTAGCTGTCCATCTTATAtctagttttagttttagttttgagaGAGTTTCTTAACAAGATGATTTTGATGTTTGTTATGTTTATAGGACTTGTTCACAGCAGGGAGTGAAACTTCTAGTCACACAATTGAATGGGCCATGTCAGAAATCATACGAAATCCAATGGTAATGGAAAAAGCGAGGGACGAATTGGACAAGGTAGTGGGGAAAGAAAGAAGAGTAGAAGAAAGTGATATTGACAACCTCCCTTATCTTCATGCAGTTGTTAAAGAAACCTTTCGTCTACACCCTGTTGCTCCCCTTCTGATCCACCATAGAGCCCTTGACTCTTGTGAAATTGAGGGGTATGTTATACCTAAGGATGCCCAAGTGTTTGTGAATGTTTGGGCGATTGGAAGGGACCCTAATGTATGGCCAGAACCAGATAGGTTCTTTCCAGAGAGGTTTGTAGACTCAGATGTGGAATACAAAGGGCAAAATTTTGACTTGCTTCCATTTGGATCAGGGAGGAGAATATGCCCAGGGCTCCCTTTGGCTCATAAAATAGTTCATGTAATAGTGgctactctccttcaatgttttgaTTGGCAGCTTCCCAATGGACAGAATCCAGAAAAGTTAGATATGAGCGCAAAGATTGGAATCAATTTAACAAAGGTACAACATCTGGTTGCAATTCCCACACCTCGCTTACCACAACATATTTATAACTGATTGCTACTATGATAAGGGAAAAATGTTCTTTCTAATTAGTCACTCTTGTGTTATGCTTGGAAGTAGTACTTCCTTTAAGTAAATTAAAAGGCTTAATATCTAAATGGATCATTCATGAACTATATTGAACTATATTGTATTGAACATTCTTCTCAAAGGTTGTTCTtttgatagaagaaatggaggacctattacattcctatggaagaagaggaaaatagagtatccattgtcattactatgtatgaatgatatgcagctatttatgaatgtatggatggatggaatgcaatatatacaaatgagatggaatgatgatccatggtgctttatttttcatcattgagctttaaaatgttgtaagaaaatacaagcaacttgacataaagattcaagatgaccagagtatttcttacaaggattttgatatagcaagttaatacaagcaacttgatataatggatcaagttgaccagagtattgcttgcagaacagacaaggattatctctgttcatgcatgacttggatcgtcctccttgatcttaggttgatcatatcttgagacaagtgcataccatactaagagataaaaatctttatccagtttggatgaggtaggaagaaccaaaggaagagcattgtacctgcaaacaaacagtatatacataaagaataaagaataaggattcTTGGTAATGgtgcatgcccatatggtcgaggtatacgctgtagtcagcaagccgtaatgatctatgattgcatttggcataagatcatgtaggttggtgaacttcccacgtagacaccattagtacatgccctagaacttcatcggaaataatgcgcaaacgatacaaaacaatgctgcaagatcctgatacagataaacgaacgattgtactcacaaatcaaccaagtatttgatagcttaacataattttcttgtcaaagaaaacgtcacttttgtctttgttttggtaaggaaggatgcatccttgttgaagacagtttgattgttgatgttgattgtgtggttgattggtaaatggtcattgtgtgagtagtttgtcaatgtttattttggtatctgcatggatgggtatgtacaaggtgttgccatgtttttgtgtgatttttcaatggttttgtcgatgtttttggattttgaattgttttgaatgtttttggtatttttgcgagatatttttgaatgtttttggatttttgatgattgtttgaatgaagaacttaatgaatcacaagacaatgtagaatccacttccatcaataggttaagggcattgcccccagtttttagtcATGACTATAAAAAAGCGAGATGCAGGAtgcatggagtactatcataattgcagatgaataacaagccatgttttttggatggatggatgtatgtatgaagtagatgtgatcgcaacaagtctgaaagacaatggagccatagcctttacgagtggcgcctgtttgccaggttttcaccaccgtacttacccaaggtgccaccggagtggttgttcaccgtttggatgcatgatttttctttactttttttgaatgtttttgtattttcttcaggacatttttctgaatgtttttggtattttttggtatgcaagggagcttgatgctctatacagcttaggtataaaaccgtttgaggtgcatgctgttaattggatctgcgagcggttctccttctgatgtagccaactgatatgccctggacccgaacacagcagtgacaacatatgggcccagctagtttgattcaaagttgccctgatgttctctgtttggttggttgcgaggattctctcgtagaacaagatcacctacctcaaatgtacaaggtctaactcggtgattgtagcttctgctcatgcgctgctgataggctttgagatggttgtatgcagcttgtcgcttctcatcaagtaactctaagtcctaaagacgtgagactctgtaagcttcatcatctatcagattatgcaaggaaacccgtaatgatggtatctcaacctcaataggtaagatagcttctgcaccatagaccaatgaataaggagttgcacctgtagg contains these protein-coding regions:
- the LOC131060957 gene encoding (S)-N-methylcoclaurine 3'-hydroxylase isozyme 1, which produces MDHFSSLLSSTLVFYSVVSITVIYMLTKLRSKPSGRLPPGPRPWPLVGNILQVGKNANESFFELAKIHGPLMTLHLGWRTTVVASSPAMAREVLKTQDPSLSARTMIEAAKCLEYGENSLVWRDCVPRWRTLRRICTTQLFTVKRLEALHHLRREQMRSMMRAIYKSTSAPVDIGHAAFLTSFNLVGNMIFSKDMFDWDESEKSKEFKKALADMLFVGGKANWADYFPFLRPFDPQGIRKEMTRIFRIIFPVFDQYIDERLQSGTRSEEEDKDFLDILLESKTETGEKLTKFEITRFFYDLFTAGSETSSHTIEWAMSEIIRNPMVMEKARDELDKVVGKERRVEESDIDNLPYLHAVVKETFRLHPVAPLLIHHRALDSCEIEGYVIPKDAQVFVNVWAIGRDPNVWPEPDRFFPERFVDSDVEYKGQNFDLLPFGSGRRICPGLPLAHKIVHVIVATLLQCFDWQLPNGQNPEKLDMSAKIGINLTKVQHLVAIPTPRLPQHIYN